The following is a genomic window from Acetobacteroides hydrogenigenes.
CAAAGGCCCCTTTCGCGTCGGAGGTTTGGGTAGGACGACACCAAGCTCCAAAACCTTGCTCCTCGGAAATGGGTAAACGCCTCGAAATTCGTTTCCGAGTATACTCGGAAATCATTCCTCGGCTTCAAAATTGTTTCCGAGCATGCTCGGAAATATCTCTGCAGCCTAAATCGCATTTCCGAGCATGCTCAGAAGTATTTCTTGAACTAAAAAGTACTTTCCGAGTGCGCTCGGAAATGATTCCAAAGCGTAAAATACATTTCCGAGCATGCTCGGAAAGCATTTTTGCCTCCTGCTACCTTTTCCGACTACCGGATGTGGGGACTTTTTCAAAGACCAGCATCCCAAATTTAACGAATTTTCTATTTCAACGGATCGGGTAGTGGTTTTTCTGGATGGGGTTGGCAAAAAAGGGCGCGGCACACCCAAAATGGCGGCTGCTGCAGCCCACACGGAAAGCCCCCGGATGCTGCCGACAAGCGGCAGCAGCATCCGGGGGCTGGGGATATTGAGAAACTATGGTGACGTAAGCATAAATGCTTGAAATGAAACCTTAATAGGTTAACGTAAGGTTAAAATTAGCACGATTCCCCTCCTTTTTAAGGAGGGGTCGGCGCAGCCGGGGGTGGTTGGTGATGGTGGGTAGTACCTAACTATTCCGATTTAAACCACCCCGCCCTTCGGGCACCCCTCCTTGGGAAGGAGGGGAATATGCCCTGTACATCCTTTGTCTATAACATCAAGCCCTTACGTAGAATTGACGTTTAAGTGACTGTGGCTATATACGGAGCAGCTACCTCTTCTTTCCGAAGGGCATCATGTCCTTCAGCGACGGCATCTCCATAACCTGGTACTCCGTCATGTCGAAGAGCGAGGCGCTGGGCTTGTCGGTGCTGATCTCCTTAACCAGAATGGTGGATACGCTGCCGTTTTCCTTGCTGGTTACCACCGTTTCGAGCGAAGCGCCCTTAACGTTGCCCCACCCGTTGCCCGAGGCGGCCTGCTTGCGGCCTTTGCCCATGTTCATGTTGGAGTAGGCCATCAGCTTGCCGAGGCTGAACTTCAGGTCGTTGGTAACCCACATGTCCATGATGGCGGTGGAGGTTTCGGCGATCACCTTACGGCAGAGGTAGCCGTTGATGGTCTTGGTCTCGTTGGTTTGGGTGATCTTGGGCCGCTCGATCTTGGTGGTGTCGAGCATTTCGTTGATGTTGTCGTAGGTTTTGCGCATGGCCATCTTGCCGTCCTTGCCGCCCATCAGGATAAAGAATACCTGCTGTTGAGGCTTAAAGAGGATTCCAAGCTCGGCATCCTTACCCTTTTCCTTATCGCGGATTTGGGGCTTCATCAGCACCTCGCCGTTTAGGAAGTAGTAGGTAACATCCATCGATTCCTTAAGGTCGGTGCCGCTAATGTTAAGCACCATATGCCCGTTAAAAGTCTCCTGCGCGCGTAGGCCAACGGCGGCCAACGCAGCTAGCACGAGGAGTAAAAAGATCTTCTTCATAGCGCGTTTGTGTAAGGAAATAATTACTTAAACAACAATCATCGTCCATTTTCTGTACCAAATATTGGCTAAAAAAAGGTGAAGAAGCGGAATTTCGATTTTTGATGAAGGGTAGCAAGAGACCTGACCGGTTTTGAAAACCTGTCAGGTCTAGTAAACCCGACTCCCTCAAGGCCTGCTACAGCATAAAAAATTGGGAAGAGATGCGCGCAAATTGGAAATTAATCGTAATATTGCGATAAATATAGCTACAATGGGAACATCAAAGTACGATTTATACTCCGACGAGGAGCAGCAGGTTGCCAGGTACGCCAAGGCGCTTTCGCATCCGGCGCGTGTTGCCATCCTGAGGCTGCTCTATAGGAAGCAGACGTGCATCTGCGGCGATATCGTCGAAGAAATTCCCCTTTCGCAGAGCACCGTATCGCAGCACCTCAAGGAGCTTAAGGATGCCGGGCTGGTTAAGGGCGATATCGATGGCGTAAAGGTGTGCTACTGCATCAACGAGGAGGAGTGGAACAACGCCCGTAGGTGCTTCGGCAGCCTGCTTGGCGAGTATACCGGCATCAACAGCTGCCAGTAAAAATTTTTAGACAAATTCATCGTGATTTTACGATAAAGAAAGTTGAAGGACACAAATCAACCAAACCCAAATACTTCAAAAAATGGAAAAAAGATTGCTAGACCAAAAGCAGCTGTCGGCCGACGAGGTAAAAGAGCTCGTAAGGAGCAAGTACAGCCAGATTGTGCTACAAGGCAAGGAGGATAATGCGGCATCGTGCTGCGGCTCGGGTTGCTGTAGCAGCGAGGCGTACAACATCATGAACGACGACTACTCGACCCTCGAAGGCTACAACCCCGATGCCGACCTTAGCCTAGGCTGCGGATTGCCCACCCAGTTTGCCAAGATCAGGAAGGGAGATACGGTTATCGACCTTGGCGCGGGTGCCGGAAACGACTGCTTTGTTGCCCGTCACGAAACAGGCCAAACCGGTAAAGTAATCGGCATCGACTTTACCCCTGCCATGGTTGATAAGGCGCGCGCCAATGCCGCAAAGCTGGGCTTCGGCAACGTGGAGTTCCGCCTTGGCGACATCGAGCACATGCCGGTTGACGACAGCACAGCCGATGTTGTGGTGAGCAACTGCGTGCTCAACCTGGTGCCCAACAAGGAAAAGGCAATTAGCGAAATCTACCGCGTGCTAAAGCCTGGCGGCCATTTCAGCATCTCGGATGTGGTGCTGGTTGGCGATCTTCCAAGGTCGATTCAGAATGCCGCCGAGATGTACGCCGGATGC
Proteins encoded in this region:
- a CDS encoding DUF4412 domain-containing protein → MKKIFLLLVLAALAAVGLRAQETFNGHMVLNISGTDLKESMDVTYYFLNGEVLMKPQIRDKEKGKDAELGILFKPQQQVFFILMGGKDGKMAMRKTYDNINEMLDTTKIERPKITQTNETKTINGYLCRKVIAETSTAIMDMWVTNDLKFSLGKLMAYSNMNMGKGRKQAASGNGWGNVKGASLETVVTSKENGSVSTILVKEISTDKPSASLFDMTEYQVMEMPSLKDMMPFGKKR
- a CDS encoding ArsR/SmtB family transcription factor produces the protein MGTSKYDLYSDEEQQVARYAKALSHPARVAILRLLYRKQTCICGDIVEEIPLSQSTVSQHLKELKDAGLVKGDIDGVKVCYCINEEEWNNARRCFGSLLGEYTGINSCQ
- a CDS encoding arsenite methyltransferase, producing MEKRLLDQKQLSADEVKELVRSKYSQIVLQGKEDNAASCCGSGCCSSEAYNIMNDDYSTLEGYNPDADLSLGCGLPTQFAKIRKGDTVIDLGAGAGNDCFVARHETGQTGKVIGIDFTPAMVDKARANAAKLGFGNVEFRLGDIEHMPVDDSTADVVVSNCVLNLVPNKEKAISEIYRVLKPGGHFSISDVVLVGDLPRSIQNAAEMYAGCVSGAIQKDEYLGIIERVGFKSITIQKQKQIVVPDDILASYLSSEEIDNFKKSGTGIYSITVYAEKN